A portion of the Suricata suricatta isolate VVHF042 chromosome 11, meerkat_22Aug2017_6uvM2_HiC, whole genome shotgun sequence genome contains these proteins:
- the DGKZ gene encoding diacylglycerol kinase zeta isoform X1 translates to METFFRRHFQRKVPGPGEGQRRPSSIGLPTGKVRRRSPAGQASSSLAQRRRSSAQLHGCLLSCGVGARGAGRRRRSSTAPPACNPRFTVDEAPTPQPAGVGAQLLGTPLLLAGLLGTNEEKEDVTAAPLSDTQPGARTPGPSSHHRGPLLPVPPCLRRRRRASSHLLPADVVYDHALWGLHGYYRRLSQQRSPGQHLGPGGRRASGTTAGSVTPARVRPLSRRRQVALRRKAAGPQTWSALLAKAITKSGLQHLAPPPPAPGALCSEPERQIRSTVDWSESATYGEHIWFETNVSGDFCYVGEQYCVAKMLQKSVSRRKCAACKIVVHTPCIEQLEKINFRCKPSFRESGSRNIREPTFVRHHWVHRRRQDGKCRHCGKGFQQKFAFHSKEIVAISCSWCKQAYHSKVSCFMLQQIEEPCSLGVHAAVVIPPTWILRARRPQNTLKASKKKKRASFKRKSSKKGPEEGRWRPFVIRPTPSPLMKPLLVFVNPKSGGNQGAKIIQSFLWYLNPRQVFDLSQGGPKEALEMYRKVHNLRILACGGDGTVGWILSTLDQLRLKPPPPVAILPLGTGNDLARTLNWGGGYTDEPVSKILSHVEEGNVVQLDRWDLRAEPNPDAGPEERDEGATDRLPLDVFNNYFSLGFDAHVTLEFHESREANPEKFNSRFRNKMFYAGTAFSDFLMGSSKDLAKHIRVVCDGTDLTPKIQDLKPQCIVFLNIPRYCAGTMPWGHPGEHHDFEPQRHDDGYLEVIGFTMTSLAALQVGGHGERLTQCREVVLTTSKAIPVQVDGEPCKLAASRIRIALRNQATMVQKAKRRSTAPLHSDQQPVPEQLRIRVSRVSMHDYEALHYDKEQLKEASVPLGTVVVPGDSDLELCRAHIERLQQQEHEGAGAKSPTCQILSPKWCFLDATTASRFYRIDRAQEHLNYVTEIAQDEIYILDPELLGASARPDLPTPTSPLPTSPCSPTLRSLPGDAAPPKGEELIEAAKRNNFCKLQELHRAGGDLMHRDEQSRTLLHHAVSTGSKEVVRYLLDHAPPEILDAVEENGETCLHQAAALGQRTICHYIVEAGASLMKTDQQGDTPRQRAEKAQDTELAAYLENRQHYQMIQREDQETAV, encoded by the exons ATGGAGACCTTCTTTAGGAGACACTTCCAGAGGaaggtgccaggccctggggaggggcagcggcGGCCCAGCAGCATAGGGCTGCCCACGGGCAAGGTGCGGCGCCGCTCTCCGGCCGGCCAGGCCTCATCCTCACTGGCACAGCGGCGCCGCTCCAGCGCACAGCTCCACGGCTGCCTCCTGAGCTGCGGGGTGGGGGCTCGGGGCGCCGGCCGGAGGCGGCGCTCCAGCACCGCGCCCCCTGCCTGCAACCCCCGCTTCACTGTGGATGAGGCGCCCACCCCGCAGCCTGCTGGTGTTGGGGCGCAGCTTCTGGGCACACCCCTGCTGTTGGCTGGGCTTCTAGGCACAAACGAGGAGAAGGAAGACGTGACAGCTGCGCCATTGAGTGATACCCAGCCAGGGGCCAGGACACCAGGGCCATCCTCGCACCACCGGGGGCCTCTGCTGCCTGTGCCTCCCTGCCTGCGCCGTCGCAGGCGTgcctcctcccacctgctccctgctGATGTGGTGTATGACCATGCCCTCTGGGGCCTGCATGGTTACTACAGGCGCCTCAGCCAGCAGCGGTCCCCTGGCCAGCACCTTGGTCCTGGGGGCCGAAGAGCCTCAGGCACCACAGCTGGCTCTGTCACGCCTGCTCGAGTGCGCCCACTGTCCCGCAGGCGTCAGGTAGCCCTCCGGCGCAAGGCAGCGGGACCCCAGACCTGGAGTGCCCTGCTTGC GAAAGCCATCACCAAGTCGGGCCTCCAGCACCTGgcaccccctcctcctgctcccggGGCCCTGTGCAGCGAGCCAGAGCGGCAGATCAGGAGCACTGTGGACTGGAGT GAGTCTGCGACGTATGGGGAGCACATCTGGTTCGAGACCAACGTGTCAGGGGACTTCTGCTATGTTGGGGAGCAGTACTGTGTAGCAAAGATGCTG CAGAAATCAGTGTCCCGGAGAAAGTGTGCAGCCTGCAAGATCGTGGTGCACACCCCCTGCATTGAGCAGCTGGAGAAG ATAAATTTCCGCTGTAAGCCGTCCTTCCGTGAGTCAGGCTCCAGGAACATCCGTGAG CCAACCTTTGTACGCCACCACTGGGTACACAGGCGACGCCAGGATGGCAAGTGTCGGCACTGTGGGAAG GGCTTCCAGCAGAAGTTTGCCTTCCACAGCAAGGAGATCGTGGCCATCAGTTGTTCCTGGTGCAAGCAAGCA TACCACAGCAAGGTGTCCTGCTTCATGCTGCAGCAGATCGAGGAGCCGTGCTCCCTGGGGGTCCATGCTGCCGTGGTCATCCCGCCCACCTGGATCCTCCGCGCTCGAAGGCCCCAG AATACTCTCAAGgcaagcaagaagaaaaagagagcatcCTTTAAGAGGAAATCTAGCAAGAAGGGGCCAGAG GAGGGCCGCTGGAGACCCTTCGTCATCAGGCCCACCCCGTCCCCCCTCATGAAGCCCCTGCTGGTGTTTGTGAACCCCAAGAGTGGGGGCAACCAG GGCGCTAAGATCATCCAGTCCTTCCTGTGGTATCTCAATCCCCGACAAGTCTTTGACCTGAGCCAGGGAGGGCCCAAGGAGGC GCTGGAGATGTACCGCAAAGTGCACAACCTGCGGATCCTGGCGTGCGGAGGCGACGGCACG GTCGGCTGGATCCTCTCCACCCTGGACCAGCTGCGCTTAAAACCACCTCCGCCCGTGGCCATTCTGCCCCTGGGCACTGGCAATGACTTGGCCCGTACCCTCAACTGGGGTGGG GGCTACACGGATGAGCCCGTGTCCAAGATCCTCTCCCACGTGGAGGAAGGGAATGTGGTGCAGCTGGACCGCTGGGACCTCCGTGCTGAGCCCAaccccgacgcggggcccgaggAGCGTGATGAGGGCGCCACTGACCGG CTGCCCCTGGATGTCTTCAACAACTACTTCAGCCTGGGCTTCGATGCCCATGTCACCCTGGAGTTTCATGAGTCTCGAG AGGCCAACCCGGAGAAATTCAACAGCCGCTTTCGGAATAAGATGTTCTACGCCGGG ACAGCCTTCTCCGACTTCCTGATGGGCAGCTCTAAGGACTTGGCCAAGCACATCCGAGTGGTG TGTGATGGAACTGACCTGACCCCCAAGATTCAGGACCTGAAACCCCAGTGCATTGTTTTCCTGAATATCcccag GTACTGCGCAGGCACCATGCCCTGGGGCCACCCTGGGGAGCaccatgactttgagccccagcGGCATGATGATGGCTACCTCGAGGTCATTGGCTTTACCATGACGTCCCTG GCAGCGCTGCAGGTGGGCGGGCACGGCGAGCGGCTGACACAGTGCCGTGAGGTGGTGCTCACCACGTCCAAGGCCATCCCGGTGCAGGTGGATGGTGAGCCCTGCAAGCTCGCAGCCTCGCGTATTCGCATCGCCTTGCGCAACCAGGCCACCATGGTGCAGAAGGCCAAGCGGCGGAGCACCGCCCCCCTGCATAGCGA CCAGCAGCCCGTGCCCGAGCAGCTACGGATCCGGGTGAGCAGAGTCAGCATGCACGACTACGAGGCCCTGCATTACGATAAGGAGCAGCTCAAGGAGGCCT CCGTGCCGCTGGGCACCGTGGTGGTCCCAGGAGACAGCGACCTAGAGCTCTGCCGGGCCCACATCGAGAGGCTccagcag CAGGAGCATGAAGGTGCTGGAGCCAAGTCCCCCACCTGCCAGATACTGTCCCCCAAGTGGTGCTTCCTGGACG CCACCACTGCCAGCCGCTTCTACAGGATTGACCGGGCCCAG GAACACCTCAACTACGTGACTGAGATCGCACAGGATGAGATTTATATCCTGGACCCCGAGCTGCTGGGGGCATCAGCCCGGCCTGACCTCCCAacccccacttcccctcttcccacctccccgTGCTCACCCACACTCCG GTCACTGCCGGGGGATGCGGCACCCCCTAAAG GTGAAGAGCTGATTGAGGCTGCCAAGAGGAACAACTTCTGTAAG CTCCAGGAGCTGCACCGAGCTGGGGGTGACCTCATGCACCGGGACGAGCAGAGCCGCACACTCCTGCACCATGCCGTCAGCACGGGCAGCAAGGAAGTGGTCCGCTACCTGCTGGACCACG cGCCCCCAGAGATCCTTGATGCTGTGGAGGAGAA TGGGGAGACCTGTCTGCACCAGGCGGCGGCCCTGGGCCAGCGTACCATCTGCCACTACATCGTGGAGGCTGGGGCCTCTCTCATGAAGACAGACCAGCAG GGTGACACCCCGCGGCAGCGGGCCGAGAAGGCTCAGGACACGGAGCTGGCTGCCTACCTGGAGAACCGGCAGCACTACCAGATGATCCAGCGGGAGGACCAAGAGACGGCCGTGTAG
- the DGKZ gene encoding diacylglycerol kinase zeta isoform X6, translated as MSVLGAGHRTRGGCDEATALGPAEALGTEDWDRPGALRQMWRYRSWDVPQIPAEAPQTQKAITKSGLQHLAPPPPAPGALCSEPERQIRSTVDWSESATYGEHIWFETNVSGDFCYVGEQYCVAKMLQKSVSRRKCAACKIVVHTPCIEQLEKINFRCKPSFRESGSRNIREPTFVRHHWVHRRRQDGKCRHCGKGFQQKFAFHSKEIVAISCSWCKQAYHSKVSCFMLQQIEEPCSLGVHAAVVIPPTWILRARRPQNTLKASKKKKRASFKRKSSKKGPEEGRWRPFVIRPTPSPLMKPLLVFVNPKSGGNQGAKIIQSFLWYLNPRQVFDLSQGGPKEALEMYRKVHNLRILACGGDGTVGWILSTLDQLRLKPPPPVAILPLGTGNDLARTLNWGGGYTDEPVSKILSHVEEGNVVQLDRWDLRAEPNPDAGPEERDEGATDRLPLDVFNNYFSLGFDAHVTLEFHESREANPEKFNSRFRNKMFYAGTAFSDFLMGSSKDLAKHIRVVCDGTDLTPKIQDLKPQCIVFLNIPRYCAGTMPWGHPGEHHDFEPQRHDDGYLEVIGFTMTSLAALQVGGHGERLTQCREVVLTTSKAIPVQVDGEPCKLAASRIRIALRNQATMVQKAKRRSTAPLHSDQQPVPEQLRIRVSRVSMHDYEALHYDKEQLKEASVPLGTVVVPGDSDLELCRAHIERLQQEHEGAGAKSPTCQILSPKWCFLDATTASRFYRIDRAQEHLNYVTEIAQDEIYILDPELLGASARPDLPTPTSPLPTSPCSPTLRSLPGDAAPPKGEELIEAAKRNNFCKLQELHRAGGDLMHRDEQSRTLLHHAVSTGSKEVVRYLLDHAPPEILDAVEENGETCLHQAAALGQRTICHYIVEAGASLMKTDQQGDTPRQRAEKAQDTELAAYLENRQHYQMIQREDQETAV; from the exons ATGAGCGTACTGGGGGCTGGCCACAGAACCAGGGGAGGCTGCGATGAGGCCACAGCTCTGGGCCCCGCCGAGGCGCTGGGGACAGAAGACTGGGACCGGCCGGGGGCACTGAGGCAGATGTGGCGCTACCGTTCCTGGGATGTGCCACAGATCCCAGCCGAGGCCCCCCAGACACA GAAAGCCATCACCAAGTCGGGCCTCCAGCACCTGgcaccccctcctcctgctcccggGGCCCTGTGCAGCGAGCCAGAGCGGCAGATCAGGAGCACTGTGGACTGGAGT GAGTCTGCGACGTATGGGGAGCACATCTGGTTCGAGACCAACGTGTCAGGGGACTTCTGCTATGTTGGGGAGCAGTACTGTGTAGCAAAGATGCTG CAGAAATCAGTGTCCCGGAGAAAGTGTGCAGCCTGCAAGATCGTGGTGCACACCCCCTGCATTGAGCAGCTGGAGAAG ATAAATTTCCGCTGTAAGCCGTCCTTCCGTGAGTCAGGCTCCAGGAACATCCGTGAG CCAACCTTTGTACGCCACCACTGGGTACACAGGCGACGCCAGGATGGCAAGTGTCGGCACTGTGGGAAG GGCTTCCAGCAGAAGTTTGCCTTCCACAGCAAGGAGATCGTGGCCATCAGTTGTTCCTGGTGCAAGCAAGCA TACCACAGCAAGGTGTCCTGCTTCATGCTGCAGCAGATCGAGGAGCCGTGCTCCCTGGGGGTCCATGCTGCCGTGGTCATCCCGCCCACCTGGATCCTCCGCGCTCGAAGGCCCCAG AATACTCTCAAGgcaagcaagaagaaaaagagagcatcCTTTAAGAGGAAATCTAGCAAGAAGGGGCCAGAG GAGGGCCGCTGGAGACCCTTCGTCATCAGGCCCACCCCGTCCCCCCTCATGAAGCCCCTGCTGGTGTTTGTGAACCCCAAGAGTGGGGGCAACCAG GGCGCTAAGATCATCCAGTCCTTCCTGTGGTATCTCAATCCCCGACAAGTCTTTGACCTGAGCCAGGGAGGGCCCAAGGAGGC GCTGGAGATGTACCGCAAAGTGCACAACCTGCGGATCCTGGCGTGCGGAGGCGACGGCACG GTCGGCTGGATCCTCTCCACCCTGGACCAGCTGCGCTTAAAACCACCTCCGCCCGTGGCCATTCTGCCCCTGGGCACTGGCAATGACTTGGCCCGTACCCTCAACTGGGGTGGG GGCTACACGGATGAGCCCGTGTCCAAGATCCTCTCCCACGTGGAGGAAGGGAATGTGGTGCAGCTGGACCGCTGGGACCTCCGTGCTGAGCCCAaccccgacgcggggcccgaggAGCGTGATGAGGGCGCCACTGACCGG CTGCCCCTGGATGTCTTCAACAACTACTTCAGCCTGGGCTTCGATGCCCATGTCACCCTGGAGTTTCATGAGTCTCGAG AGGCCAACCCGGAGAAATTCAACAGCCGCTTTCGGAATAAGATGTTCTACGCCGGG ACAGCCTTCTCCGACTTCCTGATGGGCAGCTCTAAGGACTTGGCCAAGCACATCCGAGTGGTG TGTGATGGAACTGACCTGACCCCCAAGATTCAGGACCTGAAACCCCAGTGCATTGTTTTCCTGAATATCcccag GTACTGCGCAGGCACCATGCCCTGGGGCCACCCTGGGGAGCaccatgactttgagccccagcGGCATGATGATGGCTACCTCGAGGTCATTGGCTTTACCATGACGTCCCTG GCAGCGCTGCAGGTGGGCGGGCACGGCGAGCGGCTGACACAGTGCCGTGAGGTGGTGCTCACCACGTCCAAGGCCATCCCGGTGCAGGTGGATGGTGAGCCCTGCAAGCTCGCAGCCTCGCGTATTCGCATCGCCTTGCGCAACCAGGCCACCATGGTGCAGAAGGCCAAGCGGCGGAGCACCGCCCCCCTGCATAGCGA CCAGCAGCCCGTGCCCGAGCAGCTACGGATCCGGGTGAGCAGAGTCAGCATGCACGACTACGAGGCCCTGCATTACGATAAGGAGCAGCTCAAGGAGGCCT CCGTGCCGCTGGGCACCGTGGTGGTCCCAGGAGACAGCGACCTAGAGCTCTGCCGGGCCCACATCGAGAGGCTccagcag GAGCATGAAGGTGCTGGAGCCAAGTCCCCCACCTGCCAGATACTGTCCCCCAAGTGGTGCTTCCTGGACG CCACCACTGCCAGCCGCTTCTACAGGATTGACCGGGCCCAG GAACACCTCAACTACGTGACTGAGATCGCACAGGATGAGATTTATATCCTGGACCCCGAGCTGCTGGGGGCATCAGCCCGGCCTGACCTCCCAacccccacttcccctcttcccacctccccgTGCTCACCCACACTCCG GTCACTGCCGGGGGATGCGGCACCCCCTAAAG GTGAAGAGCTGATTGAGGCTGCCAAGAGGAACAACTTCTGTAAG CTCCAGGAGCTGCACCGAGCTGGGGGTGACCTCATGCACCGGGACGAGCAGAGCCGCACACTCCTGCACCATGCCGTCAGCACGGGCAGCAAGGAAGTGGTCCGCTACCTGCTGGACCACG cGCCCCCAGAGATCCTTGATGCTGTGGAGGAGAA TGGGGAGACCTGTCTGCACCAGGCGGCGGCCCTGGGCCAGCGTACCATCTGCCACTACATCGTGGAGGCTGGGGCCTCTCTCATGAAGACAGACCAGCAG GGTGACACCCCGCGGCAGCGGGCCGAGAAGGCTCAGGACACGGAGCTGGCTGCCTACCTGGAGAACCGGCAGCACTACCAGATGATCCAGCGGGAGGACCAAGAGACGGCCGTGTAG
- the DGKZ gene encoding diacylglycerol kinase zeta isoform X5, which translates to MEPRDGSPEARSSDSESASASSSGSERDAGPEPDKAPRRLNKRRFPGLRLFGHRKAITKSGLQHLAPPPPAPGALCSEPERQIRSTVDWSESATYGEHIWFETNVSGDFCYVGEQYCVAKMLKSVSRRKCAACKIVVHTPCIEQLEKINFRCKPSFRESGSRNIREPTFVRHHWVHRRRQDGKCRHCGKGFQQKFAFHSKEIVAISCSWCKQAYHSKVSCFMLQQIEEPCSLGVHAAVVIPPTWILRARRPQNTLKASKKKKRASFKRKSSKKGPEEGRWRPFVIRPTPSPLMKPLLVFVNPKSGGNQGAKIIQSFLWYLNPRQVFDLSQGGPKEALEMYRKVHNLRILACGGDGTVGWILSTLDQLRLKPPPPVAILPLGTGNDLARTLNWGGGYTDEPVSKILSHVEEGNVVQLDRWDLRAEPNPDAGPEERDEGATDRLPLDVFNNYFSLGFDAHVTLEFHESREANPEKFNSRFRNKMFYAGTAFSDFLMGSSKDLAKHIRVVCDGTDLTPKIQDLKPQCIVFLNIPRYCAGTMPWGHPGEHHDFEPQRHDDGYLEVIGFTMTSLAALQVGGHGERLTQCREVVLTTSKAIPVQVDGEPCKLAASRIRIALRNQATMVQKAKRRSTAPLHSDQQPVPEQLRIRVSRVSMHDYEALHYDKEQLKEASVPLGTVVVPGDSDLELCRAHIERLQQEHEGAGAKSPTCQILSPKWCFLDATTASRFYRIDRAQEHLNYVTEIAQDEIYILDPELLGASARPDLPTPTSPLPTSPCSPTLRSLPGDAAPPKGEELIEAAKRNNFCKLQELHRAGGDLMHRDEQSRTLLHHAVSTGSKEVVRYLLDHAPPEILDAVEENGETCLHQAAALGQRTICHYIVEAGASLMKTDQQGDTPRQRAEKAQDTELAAYLENRQHYQMIQREDQETAV; encoded by the exons ATGGAGCCGCGGGACGGCAGCCCCGAGGCCCGGAGCAGCGACTCGGAGTCGGCCTCCGCCTCGTCCAGCGGCTCCGAGCGCGACGCCGGTCCCGAGCCGGACAAGGCGCCACGGCGCCTCAACAAGCGGCGCTTCCCAGGGCTGCGGCTCTTCGGGCACAG GAAAGCCATCACCAAGTCGGGCCTCCAGCACCTGgcaccccctcctcctgctcccggGGCCCTGTGCAGCGAGCCAGAGCGGCAGATCAGGAGCACTGTGGACTGGAGT GAGTCTGCGACGTATGGGGAGCACATCTGGTTCGAGACCAACGTGTCAGGGGACTTCTGCTATGTTGGGGAGCAGTACTGTGTAGCAAAGATGCTG AAATCAGTGTCCCGGAGAAAGTGTGCAGCCTGCAAGATCGTGGTGCACACCCCCTGCATTGAGCAGCTGGAGAAG ATAAATTTCCGCTGTAAGCCGTCCTTCCGTGAGTCAGGCTCCAGGAACATCCGTGAG CCAACCTTTGTACGCCACCACTGGGTACACAGGCGACGCCAGGATGGCAAGTGTCGGCACTGTGGGAAG GGCTTCCAGCAGAAGTTTGCCTTCCACAGCAAGGAGATCGTGGCCATCAGTTGTTCCTGGTGCAAGCAAGCA TACCACAGCAAGGTGTCCTGCTTCATGCTGCAGCAGATCGAGGAGCCGTGCTCCCTGGGGGTCCATGCTGCCGTGGTCATCCCGCCCACCTGGATCCTCCGCGCTCGAAGGCCCCAG AATACTCTCAAGgcaagcaagaagaaaaagagagcatcCTTTAAGAGGAAATCTAGCAAGAAGGGGCCAGAG GAGGGCCGCTGGAGACCCTTCGTCATCAGGCCCACCCCGTCCCCCCTCATGAAGCCCCTGCTGGTGTTTGTGAACCCCAAGAGTGGGGGCAACCAG GGCGCTAAGATCATCCAGTCCTTCCTGTGGTATCTCAATCCCCGACAAGTCTTTGACCTGAGCCAGGGAGGGCCCAAGGAGGC GCTGGAGATGTACCGCAAAGTGCACAACCTGCGGATCCTGGCGTGCGGAGGCGACGGCACG GTCGGCTGGATCCTCTCCACCCTGGACCAGCTGCGCTTAAAACCACCTCCGCCCGTGGCCATTCTGCCCCTGGGCACTGGCAATGACTTGGCCCGTACCCTCAACTGGGGTGGG GGCTACACGGATGAGCCCGTGTCCAAGATCCTCTCCCACGTGGAGGAAGGGAATGTGGTGCAGCTGGACCGCTGGGACCTCCGTGCTGAGCCCAaccccgacgcggggcccgaggAGCGTGATGAGGGCGCCACTGACCGG CTGCCCCTGGATGTCTTCAACAACTACTTCAGCCTGGGCTTCGATGCCCATGTCACCCTGGAGTTTCATGAGTCTCGAG AGGCCAACCCGGAGAAATTCAACAGCCGCTTTCGGAATAAGATGTTCTACGCCGGG ACAGCCTTCTCCGACTTCCTGATGGGCAGCTCTAAGGACTTGGCCAAGCACATCCGAGTGGTG TGTGATGGAACTGACCTGACCCCCAAGATTCAGGACCTGAAACCCCAGTGCATTGTTTTCCTGAATATCcccag GTACTGCGCAGGCACCATGCCCTGGGGCCACCCTGGGGAGCaccatgactttgagccccagcGGCATGATGATGGCTACCTCGAGGTCATTGGCTTTACCATGACGTCCCTG GCAGCGCTGCAGGTGGGCGGGCACGGCGAGCGGCTGACACAGTGCCGTGAGGTGGTGCTCACCACGTCCAAGGCCATCCCGGTGCAGGTGGATGGTGAGCCCTGCAAGCTCGCAGCCTCGCGTATTCGCATCGCCTTGCGCAACCAGGCCACCATGGTGCAGAAGGCCAAGCGGCGGAGCACCGCCCCCCTGCATAGCGA CCAGCAGCCCGTGCCCGAGCAGCTACGGATCCGGGTGAGCAGAGTCAGCATGCACGACTACGAGGCCCTGCATTACGATAAGGAGCAGCTCAAGGAGGCCT CCGTGCCGCTGGGCACCGTGGTGGTCCCAGGAGACAGCGACCTAGAGCTCTGCCGGGCCCACATCGAGAGGCTccagcag GAGCATGAAGGTGCTGGAGCCAAGTCCCCCACCTGCCAGATACTGTCCCCCAAGTGGTGCTTCCTGGACG CCACCACTGCCAGCCGCTTCTACAGGATTGACCGGGCCCAG GAACACCTCAACTACGTGACTGAGATCGCACAGGATGAGATTTATATCCTGGACCCCGAGCTGCTGGGGGCATCAGCCCGGCCTGACCTCCCAacccccacttcccctcttcccacctccccgTGCTCACCCACACTCCG GTCACTGCCGGGGGATGCGGCACCCCCTAAAG GTGAAGAGCTGATTGAGGCTGCCAAGAGGAACAACTTCTGTAAG CTCCAGGAGCTGCACCGAGCTGGGGGTGACCTCATGCACCGGGACGAGCAGAGCCGCACACTCCTGCACCATGCCGTCAGCACGGGCAGCAAGGAAGTGGTCCGCTACCTGCTGGACCACG cGCCCCCAGAGATCCTTGATGCTGTGGAGGAGAA TGGGGAGACCTGTCTGCACCAGGCGGCGGCCCTGGGCCAGCGTACCATCTGCCACTACATCGTGGAGGCTGGGGCCTCTCTCATGAAGACAGACCAGCAG GGTGACACCCCGCGGCAGCGGGCCGAGAAGGCTCAGGACACGGAGCTGGCTGCCTACCTGGAGAACCGGCAGCACTACCAGATGATCCAGCGGGAGGACCAAGAGACGGCCGTGTAG